The Merismopedia glauca CCAP 1448/3 genome segment AAAAAGCCTTGAGTGTAGCTAAACAATAATGCCACTAATCTACTTAGATGTTTGCTGTTTAAATCGTCCATTTGATGTTCAAGAACAAGAACTTGTTCGACTTGAGACAGAAGCAATACGGCTAACTTTAGAACGATGTCAATCAGGAGGATGGCAGTTATTAACTAGTGAAGTAATTAAGATAGAATTAGCACAAATTTCTGATGCCGAACGCAAGCAAGCTATTGAAACAATAACTTCTATAGCAAAGTTTCAAGTTAGAATCGATGAAAATATTCAAACCCGTGGTGCATTTTTGCAAAGCTTAGGTATCCAACTTTTTGATTCGTTACATATCGCTTGTGCAGAAACAGGCAAAGCAGACGTTATGCTTACAGTTGACTATCGATTATTACGAAAAACTGCAACTTACCGACAAGAGTTAATAGTTACTGTAGCAAATCCAGTTACATGGTTAATGGAGGTTTATCAATGAATACTGAACAAATGAGTCTTTTAGAAATTAGACAAAGAGGCTTAGAAGCATTGAATCAAGCACTTGGTACGGTGGGAACAATCCGCTTTTTACAACAGTTTAGCAAAAGTACAGGAAACTATACTGAAGAAAGAGAGAAACTGCTGGAAGGAATTACAATGGATGATATTTTAGCGCAGCTTGAAGAACTGAGAAAGCAAAAGCAATCTGATATTGAATCTTTATAAATTAACCTCAGTACTTTTAGTCACATAAACATCATAAATACTTCTGTAACAATAATTCTAACTTCTCTTTAGTTGCTGGTGGAACCCGATCTAAGGGAGTTAAAATAGCGTTTTTTAAAGCCGAATGAGATTTAGAAACAAACGGGTTTTCATGAACTCTTCGCACTGTTTCTTGAATGGCTTGTTGTGCGTGAACCGCATTTTTATGTAGGTTATCAATTACCATTTCTACAGTCACGCTAGCGTGTTCTGGATGCCAACAATCGTAATCTGTCGCTAAGGCTAGGGTAGCATAGGCGATTTCTGCTTCCTTGGCTAACTTCGCTTCTGGGAGATTAGTCATTCCAATCACTGTCGCACCCCAACTGCGGTAAACTTCAGATTCGGCTTTAGTGGAAAATGCGGGGCCTTCCATGCACAAATAAGTGCCATTGCGGTGTAAAGTGACATCAGGAAGATCGAGAGAAGCGATCGCATCTCCTAGCACTGTAGCTAACTGGCTACAAACTGGATTGCCGAAGCCGATATGCGCGACAATTCCTTCCCCAAAGAAGGTAGAAATGCGGTTTCTGGTGCGATCTATGAATTGATCGGGAACTACTAAATCTAGCGGTTTCACCTCTTCTTGTAAAGAACCTACCGCCGAAGCTGAAATAATATATTTCACACCCAGCTTTTTCATGGCGTAGATATTGGCACGAAAAGGCAGTTCTGAAGGTAAAAAGTGGTGATAGCGACCGTGACGTGCTAAAAAAGCAACTTTTGCACCAGATAAAGTCCCTAAAATCAAAGCATCTGAAGGAAAACCGAAGGGAGTATTTACCTGTACTTCCTCCACATCTTGCAGCGCTTCCATGCGATATAAGCCGCTACCGCCAATTATGCCAATTTCTGCTTGCATTATCACTTCATCCGCAGCCAGGAACTTTGAGAGTGTATGAGTAGGCGATCTGGTTTGTCAATAGTTTGCTGAAAGATAAAGATAATTATACCCGCCAGGGACTTAAATCCCTGTCTAATAGCTCAAGTCGGTTAAAACCGACTAAAAATTACCATAAATCCTCGGTAGGGGCGCAAAGCTTTGCGCCCCTACCCATCTCTTTGTATAAGATAGCTTCTGACTTTTTAGCCAAAGTTGTTCAAAAACTCATGACTTTTTGAGACTTTTTCATGCTGCGGAAATTGAAGGAATCCGAGAAGATAAAAACCTCAACTTAAGCAAGCCATTAATCGGGAGTAATTAAAGATGGAAACTACCAAGACAGACTTCTATTTTAACACTTTCAACAAGTTAGTTTTGGCAGGTGCGATCGCTTCTCTCCTGGGTACTAGTTTACCTGCTATGGCACAGATTAAGCCTAATACTAATGTTTCTCCAAATATCAATGTAAATCAAGTTACCCCCATTGGAACCAGTGTCAAAATAACTTCAGCTAAACTTGTAAATCCTGTTAGTTGTCATCCTGCTGGTGAAGCTAACTGTGTTGAAGTCAAGTGGAATGCGATCGATGGTAATTTTGG includes the following:
- a CDS encoding PIN domain-containing protein encodes the protein MPLIYLDVCCLNRPFDVQEQELVRLETEAIRLTLERCQSGGWQLLTSEVIKIELAQISDAERKQAIETITSIAKFQVRIDENIQTRGAFLQSLGIQLFDSLHIACAETGKADVMLTVDYRLLRKTATYRQELIVTVANPVTWLMEVYQ
- a CDS encoding S-methyl-5'-thioadenosine phosphorylase; this translates as MQAEIGIIGGSGLYRMEALQDVEEVQVNTPFGFPSDALILGTLSGAKVAFLARHGRYHHFLPSELPFRANIYAMKKLGVKYIISASAVGSLQEEVKPLDLVVPDQFIDRTRNRISTFFGEGIVAHIGFGNPVCSQLATVLGDAIASLDLPDVTLHRNGTYLCMEGPAFSTKAESEVYRSWGATVIGMTNLPEAKLAKEAEIAYATLALATDYDCWHPEHASVTVEMVIDNLHKNAVHAQQAIQETVRRVHENPFVSKSHSALKNAILTPLDRVPPATKEKLELLLQKYL